A single region of the Lactobacillus xylocopicola genome encodes:
- a CDS encoding DUF1828 domain-containing protein, with protein sequence MTKEITAELVGKALNQWMTANTHVLELAPDTLEVATLARDAMGETVYCFVEARADHYEVSDDGRCLFKLDPSASDEALYQLAAGLAGDAGFHLNAANGVLSAMTEAAELLPKIVALAQLQVVISFLQ encoded by the coding sequence ATGACTAAAGAAATAACGGCTGAGCTAGTAGGAAAAGCATTGAATCAGTGGATGACCGCCAATACACATGTGCTTGAATTGGCGCCGGATACACTGGAAGTGGCGACGCTTGCTAGGGATGCAATGGGCGAAACAGTTTATTGTTTCGTCGAGGCCCGGGCAGACCACTATGAAGTCAGCGATGACGGGCGTTGCCTCTTTAAGCTAGACCCGAGCGCCAGTGATGAAGCTTTGTATCAGCTAGCGGCAGGGTTAGCAGGAGACGCTGGCTTTCACTTAAATGCGGCTAATGGCGTGCTTTCAGCAATGACTGAAGCCGCGGAACTGCTGCCCAAAATCGTTGCCCTGGCACAACTGCAAGTGGTAATTTCATTTTTACAGTAA
- a CDS encoding nucleotidyltransferase domain-containing protein, giving the protein MLVNDLKTHHLITKLKEQTTAIIKDNLVGLYLHGSLVLGGYNPQVSDIDFIVVINKTRSSTGTGFIPD; this is encoded by the coding sequence ATGCTAGTAAATGATCTGAAAACGCACCACCTGATCACAAAGTTGAAAGAACAAACTACTGCAATTATTAAAGATAACCTGGTCGGACTCTATTTGCATGGGTCACTAGTTTTAGGTGGCTACAATCCGCAAGTAAGCGATATTGATTTTATTGTAGTCATAAATAAAACCCGTTCCTCCACGGGAACGGGTTTTATACCTGATTAA
- a CDS encoding diacylglycerol/lipid kinase family protein has translation MSNNLTIHLLVNETAGNGRAKKVLEQTALLLVNENIDFDIQKSTYPGEAIILAETYCNQKHHKNEVLLVIGGDGSFNEVLNGIKRSNKPETPCAYLPAGTGNDFGRAAHLTSNPQVLLDHLKANLKPSSIDCGSFKLAEFGKQTFYFVNSFGIGFDAYVNHLSNISTLKKMLNRINEGKLIYGSHILTCLRKQDTFTVEVECDGKKRYYQNAFLVTTTNHPYLGGGIALLPPARIDSHKINTVIVEKYTIKSLIKLFIKLLKDGSHLECPEFHYIEAEQITVKTSKQEFGQVDGEEIKRGNFNIDFVVDQFDLLR, from the coding sequence ATGAGTAACAATTTAACCATCCACCTTTTAGTCAATGAAACAGCCGGTAACGGTCGGGCTAAAAAAGTTCTAGAACAAACCGCACTGCTCTTGGTAAATGAAAATATTGACTTTGATATTCAAAAAAGCACCTACCCTGGAGAAGCCATTATTCTGGCTGAAACTTACTGTAACCAAAAACATCACAAAAATGAAGTCTTACTAGTAATCGGTGGTGATGGTTCATTTAATGAAGTTTTAAACGGTATTAAACGGTCAAATAAGCCGGAGACGCCGTGCGCCTACCTGCCAGCTGGCACGGGTAATGACTTTGGTCGGGCCGCTCATTTGACTAGCAATCCGCAAGTCCTGCTTGACCATCTCAAGGCCAACTTGAAGCCTAGTTCAATTGATTGCGGCTCATTCAAACTAGCCGAATTTGGCAAGCAAACTTTTTATTTTGTTAATAGCTTTGGAATTGGATTTGATGCCTATGTCAACCACCTTAGTAATATTTCAACATTAAAGAAGATGCTCAACAGAATAAATGAGGGAAAACTAATCTACGGTTCCCACATCTTAACTTGTCTGCGCAAGCAAGACACCTTTACCGTTGAAGTTGAATGTGATGGTAAGAAAAGATATTATCAAAATGCCTTTTTAGTTACCACCACTAATCATCCGTACTTGGGAGGCGGTATTGCCTTGCTACCACCCGCGCGCATTGATAGCCATAAAATTAATACAGTGATTGTTGAAAAATATACAATTAAAAGTTTAATTAAGCTTTTCATCAAGCTCCTCAAGGACGGTTCCCACCTTGAGTGTCCTGAATTTCATTACATTGAGGCCGAGCAGATTACAGTAAAAACAAGCAAGCAAGAATTCGGTCAAGTCGATGGGGAAGAAATTAAGCGGGGCAACTTCAATATTGATTTTGTGGTAGACCAGTTTGATCTTTTGCGCTAA
- the rnjA gene encoding ribonuclease J1 — protein sequence MRIKNNEVAVVAIGGLHEIGRNMYCVQYQDEIIIMDCGIKFPEDELLGINYVISDYSYLVKNRQKIKALVVSHGHEDHIGGIPFLLEKIPEIPVYATPYALALIKGKLDEHGILRTTELHEEHEDTVLKFKKLTVSFFRTTHSIPDTLGIAVHTPLGAVVFTGDFKFDLTPVMNQPAPDFQRIAKLGEEGVLALLSDSTNAEVAQFTKSERFVAKSLHDIITGIHGRIIFATFASNLYRVSTAIQAAINTGRKVAIFGRSMENGVQNGIDLGYLNVPEGLIVDANEINHTPADQVMILCTGSQGEPLAALSRIASGTHRQISLQPDDTVIFSSNPIPGNTLSVNHVINKLMEGGANVIHGRVNNVHTSGHGGQEELKMMVRLTKPQYMIPVHGEYRMQVIHTQLAQAAGVPADHTFVLENGEVICFGPEGSRIAGHIPVDDVYVDTSGTADVGNVVVHDRQVLSEDGLVVIVATVDYKHKRVLAGPDVLSRGFVYMRESTELISQAQKHIYHILKTEMDKTDNPKDSVIRKSIAENLSDFLYSKTKRRPMVLPMLVEKK from the coding sequence GTGCGTATTAAAAATAATGAAGTTGCCGTTGTTGCAATCGGGGGGTTGCATGAAATCGGCCGCAACATGTACTGTGTTCAGTACCAAGATGAAATTATTATTATGGACTGCGGGATTAAATTTCCGGAAGATGAACTGCTTGGCATCAATTATGTCATTTCGGATTATTCCTACCTGGTCAAAAATCGCCAAAAAATCAAGGCTTTAGTTGTTAGTCACGGGCACGAAGACCATATCGGCGGCATTCCCTTCTTACTTGAAAAGATTCCGGAAATTCCAGTTTATGCGACCCCATATGCCCTTGCGCTCATTAAAGGAAAACTTGATGAACATGGCATTTTACGGACCACTGAATTACATGAAGAACACGAAGACACGGTCCTTAAGTTTAAAAAACTGACGGTTTCCTTCTTCAGAACTACCCACTCAATTCCAGATACATTAGGTATTGCGGTTCACACCCCACTTGGTGCGGTAGTCTTCACGGGCGACTTTAAGTTTGACCTGACACCAGTTATGAACCAGCCGGCACCTGACTTTCAGCGAATTGCTAAATTAGGTGAAGAGGGCGTCTTAGCGCTTTTATCGGATTCAACTAATGCGGAAGTCGCACAGTTCACTAAGTCCGAACGCTTCGTTGCCAAGTCTCTCCATGACATTATTACTGGTATTCATGGCCGCATCATCTTTGCCACTTTTGCCTCTAACCTATACCGGGTATCAACAGCCATTCAGGCGGCAATTAACACTGGCAGAAAGGTGGCAATCTTTGGCCGGAGCATGGAAAATGGGGTCCAAAATGGGATTGACCTAGGCTATCTCAACGTACCCGAAGGTCTGATTGTTGACGCCAACGAGATCAACCACACTCCAGCCGATCAGGTAATGATTTTATGTACTGGATCTCAGGGTGAACCGTTGGCTGCGCTCTCGCGCATTGCAAGTGGAACCCACCGGCAAATCAGCCTACAACCAGATGATACCGTGATTTTTTCATCTAATCCGATTCCAGGCAACACCTTGAGTGTTAACCATGTCATCAACAAGTTGATGGAGGGTGGAGCAAATGTTATCCATGGTCGGGTCAATAACGTCCATACCTCTGGACATGGTGGTCAAGAAGAACTAAAAATGATGGTTAGACTGACTAAGCCGCAATACATGATTCCAGTCCACGGTGAGTACCGGATGCAGGTCATTCATACTCAACTGGCTCAAGCCGCTGGCGTCCCTGCCGACCACACTTTTGTCTTAGAAAACGGTGAAGTAATTTGCTTTGGCCCCGAGGGATCACGCATTGCGGGCCATATTCCAGTTGACGATGTGTACGTTGATACTTCTGGTACAGCTGATGTCGGTAACGTAGTGGTCCACGATCGGCAAGTCCTTTCAGAAGATGGTCTAGTCGTAATTGTCGCAACTGTTGACTACAAGCATAAACGCGTTTTAGCTGGTCCCGATGTCTTGAGTCGTGGCTTTGTCTATATGCGTGAATCGACCGAGCTGATTAGCCAAGCTCAAAAACACATCTACCACATTTTGAAAACTGAGATGGACAAGACAGATAACCCCAAAGACAGCGTTATTCGCAAATCCATCGCCGAAAACCTATCCGATTTCTTGTATTCAAAAACTAAACGGCGACCAATGGTTTTACCCATGTTAGTCGAAAAGAAATAA
- a CDS encoding DNA-dependent RNA polymerase subunit epsilon: MIYKVLYQKDRIVNPRRETTQTLYIEAESIVTARTLVEQNTPYNIELIQELAGNSLKYEQDHADFKLTSFTSKEAK, from the coding sequence ATGATCTACAAAGTTTTGTATCAAAAAGACAGAATTGTCAATCCTCGCCGAGAGACAACTCAAACTCTCTACATAGAGGCCGAAAGTATTGTTACCGCTAGAACCTTGGTTGAACAGAACACCCCCTACAATATCGAACTCATCCAAGAATTAGCTGGAAATTCCCTAAAATATGAACAAGACCACGCCGATTTTAAATTGACGTCTTTTACTAGTAAAGAAGCAAAATAA
- the def gene encoding peptide deformylase encodes MILMKDITRDGNPVLRKVAQPLSFPLSDHYQKLATEMMEYLINSQDPEIAKKHQLRAGVGLAAPQVGESVQMAALLVPNNEGEIVFQDTFVNPEILSESVRQACLSEGEGCLSVDKVIDGYVMRPDKLKIHYYTIDGVEKTIRLKDYPAIVASHEIEHLRGHLFYDRINQQDPFKLDEDAVVIY; translated from the coding sequence TTGATTTTAATGAAAGATATTACGCGCGACGGCAATCCCGTCCTGCGCAAAGTAGCCCAGCCGCTGTCCTTTCCACTGAGCGACCACTACCAAAAACTGGCGACTGAGATGATGGAGTACCTGATTAACTCCCAAGACCCTGAAATAGCTAAAAAACACCAACTACGAGCTGGTGTGGGCCTAGCTGCTCCGCAAGTCGGCGAGAGCGTGCAAATGGCAGCTCTTTTGGTGCCTAACAATGAAGGTGAAATTGTCTTCCAAGACACCTTTGTTAATCCAGAAATCTTATCCGAGTCGGTGCGTCAAGCTTGCCTGAGCGAGGGCGAAGGCTGCCTGAGTGTTGACAAGGTGATCGATGGTTATGTTATGCGTCCGGATAAGTTGAAAATCCACTATTACACAATCGACGGTGTCGAAAAAACCATTCGTTTGAAAGATTATCCTGCAATTGTAGCTTCACACGAAATCGAGCACTTGCGCGGCCACCTCTTCTATGATCGAATTAACCAGCAAGATCCATTCAAGCTGGATGAAGATGCCGTGGTTATCTATTAA
- the typA gene encoding translational GTPase TypA, protein MSEKRRDDIRNIAIIAHVDHGKTTLVNQLLKQSDTLPEHMSIEDRAMDSNDIERERGITILSKNTAVKYGDTTINILDTPGHADFGGEVERIMHMVDGALLLVDAYEGTMPQTRFVLKKALEAGVKPIVVINKIDRPGARPKEVLDEVLELFIELGANDEQLDFPVVYTSALNGTSSYDADPSKQTETMDPIFDTIIKAIPAPIDNVDEPLQFQITMLDWDDYVGRIGVGRVYRGQVKVGDNITVMKRDGSSQNFRVTKLFGFFGLKRNEITEAKAGDIIAISGINDIFVGETIASAEAPEALPFLKIDPPTLQMDFAANDSPFAGREGDKVTPKKLEDRLIRQTRTDVSLKVEATDQLNSWTVSGRGELHLSILVEELRREGFEMQLSRPKVIYREIDGQMCEPYEAVQVDTPDEYVGSVIDALSQRKGEMKNMASTGNNQTRLDFLVPSRGLIGYNNEFMSQTGGYGIMNHSFDSYKSVVKNWEPGRQNGALVAISQGKSTTYSLQTVEQRGELFIGAGVEVYEGMIVGQSSRDRDIAVNVIKGKNLTNTRAAGKDHAAAIRTPKTLTLEEAIEFLNDDEFCEVTPESVRLRKKILNTSERQKADKKRNRQ, encoded by the coding sequence TTGTCAGAAAAAAGAAGAGACGATATTAGGAATATAGCTATCATAGCGCACGTTGACCATGGTAAAACGACCTTGGTTAACCAATTATTGAAGCAATCTGACACTTTGCCTGAACACATGTCAATCGAAGACCGGGCAATGGACTCAAATGACATTGAGCGTGAGCGTGGTATTACTATTTTATCCAAGAATACGGCGGTGAAGTATGGCGATACGACCATCAACATCTTGGATACCCCTGGACATGCCGACTTCGGTGGTGAGGTTGAACGAATCATGCACATGGTTGATGGGGCGCTCTTGCTGGTTGATGCCTATGAAGGTACGATGCCGCAAACTCGTTTCGTCTTGAAAAAGGCGCTAGAGGCCGGTGTTAAACCAATTGTGGTGATTAATAAGATTGACCGTCCGGGTGCCCGTCCTAAGGAAGTCCTTGACGAAGTGCTGGAGTTATTCATTGAGCTTGGTGCCAATGATGAACAACTCGACTTTCCAGTAGTTTATACTTCTGCTTTGAATGGAACTTCTTCTTACGATGCAGATCCAAGCAAGCAAACAGAAACGATGGATCCAATTTTTGACACAATCATTAAAGCAATTCCGGCGCCAATTGATAACGTTGACGAACCGCTCCAATTCCAAATCACCATGCTCGATTGGGATGACTATGTTGGTCGTATCGGAGTTGGACGTGTATACCGCGGCCAGGTTAAAGTTGGTGACAACATTACGGTGATGAAGCGTGATGGTTCTTCGCAAAACTTCCGGGTGACCAAGCTCTTTGGGTTCTTTGGCTTGAAGCGTAATGAGATTACTGAAGCTAAGGCCGGTGATATTATTGCAATTAGCGGAATTAACGATATTTTTGTTGGTGAAACGATCGCCTCGGCTGAAGCTCCAGAAGCATTGCCATTTTTAAAGATTGATCCACCAACCTTGCAAATGGACTTTGCGGCTAATGACTCACCTTTTGCGGGACGTGAGGGAGATAAGGTAACACCTAAGAAACTGGAAGACCGGCTGATTAGACAGACCAGAACCGATGTTTCTTTGAAAGTTGAAGCGACTGATCAGTTGAATTCATGGACAGTTTCTGGACGTGGGGAACTCCACTTATCGATTCTAGTTGAAGAGTTACGCCGTGAAGGCTTTGAAATGCAATTATCGCGGCCTAAGGTTATCTATCGTGAAATTGATGGTCAAATGTGTGAACCGTATGAAGCGGTTCAGGTTGATACTCCTGATGAGTATGTTGGTTCTGTAATCGATGCACTGTCGCAGCGTAAGGGTGAGATGAAGAACATGGCGTCAACGGGTAATAACCAAACACGGTTGGACTTCCTCGTACCATCTCGTGGCTTAATTGGTTACAATAATGAGTTTATGTCCCAAACGGGTGGTTACGGCATTATGAACCACAGCTTCGACTCATACAAGTCGGTGGTTAAGAACTGGGAGCCAGGTCGTCAAAACGGGGCTTTAGTTGCGATTAGCCAGGGTAAGTCGACTACTTACTCACTGCAGACAGTTGAGCAACGCGGCGAGCTGTTTATTGGGGCAGGTGTTGAAGTATACGAGGGCATGATTGTTGGTCAGTCTTCTCGTGACCGAGACATCGCCGTAAACGTGATTAAAGGGAAGAACTTGACTAACACGCGGGCAGCTGGTAAGGACCATGCCGCCGCAATTAGGACCCCCAAGACTTTGACTTTAGAAGAAGCAATTGAGTTCTTAAATGATGATGAATTTTGTGAAGTAACTCCTGAGTCTGTTCGCTTGCGCAAGAAGATTTTGAATACTTCAGAACGGCAAAAAGCTGACAAAAAACGTAACCGGCAATAA
- a CDS encoding FtsW/RodA/SpoVE family cell cycle protein: MRQKLHYLNYKILVPYLLLVVLGIIMVYSASSDILLVNGFKPSAYGVRQAYYAVFALLVALTVFALRLAVFKNTKFVAWFLGVSMLLLLYLIVLKIFKGSAAAVNGAVGWIDLKVIKIQPLEIAKLALVIYLAYFLDRHDASLSRGNNIINKLSRPAVLAIVMMLLVIVEPDFGGTAILGMIVVVMFAVSGIPARKALFCLISMGLIVFLVVVLIIKWNPDFLQKNYQFQRLMSFMHPFELERKGGAQLVNSYYAIHNGGLFGVGLGNSMQKRGYLPEPYTDFILAVIAEELGVIGAIVVVGLLFYLIWSIMEVGVHASSQFNALLCFGVTTIIFTEALFNIGAVLGLLPITGVTLPFISYGGSSLIVLSASVGLVLNVSANERIKKEEEVLE; this comes from the coding sequence GTGCGACAAAAATTACACTATCTGAATTATAAGATTTTGGTACCATACCTACTATTGGTTGTCTTAGGGATCATCATGGTTTATTCGGCTAGCTCCGACATTCTGCTCGTCAATGGCTTTAAGCCGTCGGCTTATGGCGTGCGCCAGGCCTATTACGCCGTGTTTGCTCTACTAGTTGCACTTACGGTCTTTGCTTTGCGGCTGGCCGTTTTTAAAAATACCAAGTTTGTTGCCTGGTTCTTAGGGGTTAGCATGTTATTGCTACTCTACCTCATTGTTTTAAAAATTTTCAAGGGTTCTGCTGCTGCGGTTAACGGTGCGGTTGGTTGGATTGACCTGAAAGTGATTAAAATTCAGCCGTTGGAAATTGCCAAGCTTGCACTAGTTATTTATCTTGCTTACTTTTTAGACCGGCATGATGCTTCCCTAAGTCGGGGCAACAATATCATTAATAAGCTTTCGCGCCCAGCTGTTTTGGCAATCGTCATGATGCTGTTAGTGATAGTCGAGCCCGATTTTGGTGGTACAGCCATTCTCGGCATGATCGTGGTAGTCATGTTTGCGGTCTCTGGTATTCCGGCTAGAAAAGCCTTGTTCTGTCTGATTAGTATGGGCTTAATCGTTTTTTTAGTGGTTGTGCTAATTATTAAGTGGAACCCAGATTTTTTGCAAAAGAACTACCAATTCCAGCGATTGATGTCCTTTATGCACCCTTTCGAGTTAGAGCGGAAGGGAGGGGCGCAACTGGTTAACTCCTATTACGCTATTCACAATGGCGGTTTGTTTGGTGTTGGCCTTGGTAACAGTATGCAGAAGCGAGGATACTTACCTGAACCGTACACCGACTTCATTTTAGCGGTAATTGCTGAAGAACTGGGGGTAATTGGCGCAATTGTGGTTGTCGGACTGTTGTTTTACTTGATCTGGAGCATCATGGAAGTTGGCGTTCATGCTAGTTCACAGTTTAATGCCTTACTTTGTTTTGGCGTGACGACCATTATTTTTACAGAAGCGTTATTCAATATCGGTGCAGTCTTGGGACTGTTGCCGATTACGGGAGTTACTTTGCCCTTCATCTCATATGGTGGGTCATCCCTAATTGTTTTATCTGCGTCTGTCGGTCTGGTTCTGAATGTTTCAGCAAACGAAAGAATAAAGAAAGAAGAGGAGGTTCTGGAATGA
- a CDS encoding YlbG family protein, producing the protein MSINQDLVDTTLTKRQGVVVYLNSVSNQYKLRRYGDIVYFSKKMGYCILYVDQEELDQVIEQLNRLNFVDQAEKAVSDEVDLSSSHIEEQITTLAQEAEQKLQGSQEKNTDHIA; encoded by the coding sequence ATGAGTATCAACCAAGATTTAGTGGATACCACATTGACTAAACGGCAGGGTGTGGTTGTCTACCTCAATTCGGTTAGCAACCAATACAAATTACGTCGTTACGGTGACATTGTTTACTTTTCAAAGAAAATGGGTTACTGCATTTTGTATGTTGACCAAGAGGAGCTAGATCAGGTTATTGAGCAACTAAACCGGCTTAATTTTGTTGATCAGGCTGAAAAAGCGGTCAGTGATGAGGTAGATTTGTCAAGTAGCCACATTGAGGAACAGATTACGACCCTGGCCCAGGAAGCTGAACAAAAATTGCAGGGTAGCCAGGAAAAGAACACGGACCACATCGCATGA
- the rsmD gene encoding 16S rRNA (guanine(966)-N(2))-methyltransferase RsmD, producing the protein MRIIAGKYAKRNLFTLKSQKTRPTSDKVKESLFNSLGQFFSGGQVLDLYGGSGALAIEAVSRGYDHAMIVDINYQAITIIRKNVALTKEEGRFDVLKLSSQAALKKFDHSEMKFDLVFLDPPYAKQRIAADMKAMLDRRLLNQGAIIVAETDEATALGEVEGFVKFGDHHLGKTIIRFYRKES; encoded by the coding sequence ATGAGAATTATTGCAGGAAAGTATGCCAAGCGTAACTTGTTCACTTTAAAGAGCCAGAAGACCAGACCAACCAGTGACAAGGTCAAGGAATCCCTGTTTAATAGCTTGGGACAGTTCTTCAGTGGCGGGCAGGTACTCGACTTATACGGTGGTAGTGGAGCTCTAGCCATTGAGGCGGTCTCACGCGGTTATGACCATGCCATGATTGTTGATATCAACTATCAGGCCATCACAATCATTCGCAAGAATGTGGCTTTAACCAAGGAGGAAGGCCGGTTCGATGTCCTTAAGCTGTCAAGCCAGGCGGCCTTAAAGAAGTTTGACCACAGTGAAATGAAGTTTGATTTGGTCTTTTTGGATCCGCCTTATGCCAAGCAGCGGATTGCTGCAGACATGAAAGCAATGCTTGATCGAAGACTATTAAACCAAGGGGCAATAATTGTTGCAGAAACCGATGAAGCAACTGCTTTAGGTGAAGTAGAAGGCTTTGTTAAGTTTGGTGACCACCACTTGGGCAAGACAATTATTCGTTTTTATCGAAAGGAAAGTTGA
- the coaD gene encoding pantetheine-phosphate adenylyltransferase translates to MNTALFPGSFDPITKGHVEVVRQAARIFDKVIVAVMTNTAKSYLFTVEERMQFVQDALRELPKVEVVKRPDELTIQTARDLQATAIVRGVRNDQDFLYEQQIAAMNKELAPEVETVLLFTRPQDSFVASSVIKEVAHFGGEVSSFLPAMAAAAVKEKLGNR, encoded by the coding sequence ATGAACACAGCATTATTCCCAGGTTCTTTTGACCCGATTACTAAGGGACACGTTGAAGTTGTTCGCCAAGCAGCTAGAATTTTTGACAAAGTGATTGTAGCCGTCATGACCAATACGGCTAAAAGCTATTTGTTTACAGTTGAAGAGCGGATGCAATTTGTTCAGGATGCCCTGCGTGAGCTACCTAAAGTTGAGGTGGTTAAGCGACCTGACGAATTGACTATTCAAACAGCACGTGATCTGCAAGCAACAGCAATTGTGCGCGGCGTGCGTAATGATCAGGATTTTTTATACGAGCAACAAATTGCTGCGATGAATAAAGAACTTGCCCCGGAAGTTGAGACGGTTCTGCTCTTTACGCGCCCCCAAGACAGTTTCGTTGCCTCAAGCGTAATCAAAGAAGTGGCACATTTTGGCGGCGAGGTAAGTTCTTTTCTGCCAGCTATGGCGGCTGCGGCAGTGAAGGAAAAGTTGGGTAACCGATGA